Proteins encoded by one window of Ovis canadensis isolate MfBH-ARS-UI-01 breed Bighorn chromosome 14, ARS-UI_OviCan_v2, whole genome shotgun sequence:
- the ZNF865 gene encoding zinc finger protein 865 translates to MEANPAGSGAGGGGSGGLGGEDGVHFQSYPFDFLEFLNHQRFEPMELYGEHAKAVAALPCAPGPPPQPPPQPPPPQYDYPPQASFKPKAEAPSSSSSSSSSSSSSSSSSSQAKKPDPPLPPAFGAPPPPIFDAAFPAPQWGIVDLSGHQHLFGNLKRGGPASGLGAAPGLAAPPGTPGPLPAASQAPPGPAAGAAACDAAKDDKGYFRRLKYLMERRFPCGVCQKSFKQSSHLVQHMLVHSGERPYECGVCGRTYNHVSSLIRHRRCHKDVPPAAGAPAPPPLPPLGLPAPAAPSSAPPGPPAAPTDGSAAPAGTGVGVAPPAGTAAAAAATAGGSDGPFACTLCWKVFKKPSHLHQHQIIHTGEKPFSCSVCSKSFNRRESLKRHVKTHSADLLRLPCGVCGKAFRDAAYLLKHQAAHAGAPGPRPAYPCELCGKSYSAPQSLLRHKAAHGPPAAPDAPKDAAAPGAPPAPAFPPGPYLLPPDPPASDGEKAAAAAAAAVVYGAVPVPLLGAHPLLLGGAGPGGAGGSGAVAPGKTFCCGICGRGFGRRETLKRHERIHTGEKPHQCPVCGKRFRESFHLSKHHVVHTRERPYKCELCGKVFGYPQSLTRHRQVHRLQLPCALAGAAGLPAAQGAAGAAGPSGSAASGAAADGLSYACSDCGEHFPDLFHVMSHKEAHMAEKPYGCDACGKTFGFIENLMWHKLVHQAAPERLLPPTPGGAQPPEGSGGTDAATVLDNGLAGEVGAAVAALAGVSGGEDASGSAAAGGGGGASAGPERFSCATCGQSFKHFLGLVTHKYVHLVRRTLGCGLCGQSFAGAYDLLLHRRSHRQKRGFRCPVCGKRFWEAALLMRHQRCHTEQRPYRCGVCGRGFLRSWYLRQHRVVHTGERAFKCGVCAKRFAQSSSLAEHRRLHAVARPLRCGACGKTFRYRSNLLEHQRLHLGERAYRCEHCGKGFFYLSSVLRHQRAHEPPRPELRCPACLKAFKDPGYFRKHLAAHQGGRPFRCSSCGEGFANTYGLKKHRLAHKAEGLAGPGAGPGPLPGKDA, encoded by the coding sequence ATGGAGGCCAACCCAGCGGGCAGCGGTGCCGGGGGCGGCGGGAGCGGCGGCCTGGGGGGCGAGGACGGGGTCCACTTCCAAAGTTACCCCTTCGACTTCCTGGAGTTCCTCAACCACCAGCGCTTCGAGCCCATGGAGCTGTATGGGGAGCACGCCAAGGCAGTAGCCGCGCTGCCCTGCGCGCCGGGGCCcccgccgcagccgccgccgcaaCCACCGCCGCCGCAGTATGACTACCCGCCCCAGGCCAGCTTCAAGCCCAAGGCCGAGGCCCCCTCCTCGTCGtcctcctcgtcctcgtcctcctcctcgtcctcgtcGTCGTCCTCCCAGGCCAAGAAGCCCGACCCGCCGCTGCCCCCCGCCTTCGGGGCGCCGCCGCCCCCGATCTTCGACGCGGCCTTCCCTGCCCCGCAGTGGGGCATCGTGGACCTCTCGGGCCACCAGCACCTGTTTGGGAACCTGAAGCGTGGGGGGCCGGCCTCCGGGCTGGGGGCCGCGCCGGGGCTGGCCGCGCCCCCAGGGACCCCCGGGCCACTCCCCGCTGCCTCGCAGGCGCCGCCGGGTCCAGCGGCGGGAGCAGCAGCCTGCGACGCAGCCAAGGACGACAAAGGCTACTTCCGGCGGCTCAAGTACCTGATGGAGCGGCGCTTCCCGTGCGGCGTGTGCCAGAAGTCCTTCAAGCAGTCCTCGCACCTGGTGCAGCACATGCTGGTGCACTCGGGCGAGCGGCCCTACGAGTGCGGCGTCTGCGGCCGCACCTACAACCACGTGTCCAGCCTCATCCGCCACCGCCGCTGCCACAAGGACGTGCCGCCGGCCGCAGGCGCCCCGGCGCCGCCTCCGCTCCCGCCGCTGGGCCTGCCCGCGCCCGCCGCACCCTCCTCGGCACCCCCGGGGCCCCCGGCCGCGCCCACCGACGGCAGCGCAGCCCCCGCGGGCACAGGCGTGGGGGTGGCCCCTCCGGCGgggacggcggcggcggcggcggcgacggcggGGGGCAGTGATGGGCCGTTCGCCTGCACGCTGTGCTGGAAGGTGTTCAAGAAGCCCAGCCACCTGCACCAGCACCAGATCATCcacacgggcgagaagccctTCTCGTGCTCCGTGTGCAGCAAGAGCTTCAACCGCCGCGAGAGCCTCAAACGCCACGTGAAGACGCACTCTGCCGACCTGCTGCGCCTGCCGTGCGGCGTGTGTGGCAAGGCCTTCCGCGACGCCGCCTACTTGCTCAAGCACCAGGCGGCGCACGCGGGCGCGCCCGGGCCGCGGCCCGCCTACCCCTGCGAGCTGTGCGGCAAGTCCTACTCGGCGCCGCAGAGCCTGCTGCGCCACAAGGCGGCGCACGGCCCGCCCGCCGCCCCCGACGCGCCCAAGGACGCGGCGGCCCCCGGCGCGCCGCCTGCGCCCGCTTTCCCGCCGGGGCCCTACCTGCTGCCTCCGGACCCGCCCGCCTCCGACGGCGAGAAGGCGGCCGCGGCTGCGGCCGCGGCGGTGGTGTACGGCGCCGTACCCGTcccgctgctgggcgcccaccCGCTGCTGCTCGGCGGGGCCGGCCCCGGCGGGGCCGGGGGCTCTGGCGCCGTTGCACCCGGCAAGACGTTCTGCTGCGGCATTTGCGGGCGCGGCTTCGGGCGCCGCGAGACCCTGAAGCGGCACGAGCGGATCCACACGGGCGAGAAGCCACACCAGTGCCCGGTGTGTGGGAAGCGCTTCCGCGAGTCCTTCCACCTGAGCAAGCACCACGTGGTGCACACCCGCGAGCGGCCCTACAAGTGCGAGCTCTGCGGCAAGGTCTTTGGCTACCCGCAGAGCCTCACGCGCCACCGCCAGGTGCACCGGCTCCAGCTGCCCTGCGCCCTGGCCGGGGCCGCCGGCCTCCCCGCCGCCCAGGGTGCTGCTGGGGCGGCCGGCCCGAGCGGCTCAGCCGCGTCTGGGGCCGCCGCAGACGGGCTCAGCTATGCCTGCTCGGACTGCGGCGAGCACTTCCCGGATCTCTTCCACGTCATGAGCCACAAGGAGGCGCACATGGCCGAGAAGCCCTACGGCTGCGACGCCTGCGGCAAGACCTTTGGCTTCATCGAGAACCTCATGTGGCACAAGCTGGTGCACCAGGCGGCCCCTGAGCGCCTGCTGCCGCCCACGCCCGGCGGCGCCCAGCCCCCGGAGGGCTCCGGCGGCACCGACGCGGCCACCGTGCTGGACAACGGGctggctggggaggtgggggcggcCGTGGCGGCGCTGGCCGGGGTGTCCGGGGGCGAGGACGCGAGCGGGTCCGCGGCggccgggggcggcgggggcgccaGCGCGGGCCCCGAGCGCTTCAGCTGTGCCACCTGCGGCCAGAGCTTCAAGCACTTCTTGGGCCTGGTGACCCACAAGTATGTGCACCTGGTGCGCCGGACCCTGGGCTGCGGCCTGTGCGGCCAGAGCTTCGCGGGCGCCTACGACCTGCTGCTGCACCGGCGCAGCCACCGGCAGAAGCGCGGCTTCCGCTGCCCGGTGTGCGGCAAGCGCTTCTGGGAGGCGGCCCTGCTCATGCGCCACCAGCGCTGCCACACGGAGCAGCGGCCCTACCGCTGCGGCGTGTGCGGCCGCGGCTTCCTGCGCTCCTGGTACCTGCGGCAGCACCGCGTGGTGCACACGGGCGAGCGCGCCTTCAAGTGCGGCGTGTGCGCCAAGCGCTTCGCGCAGTCGTCCAGCCTGGCGGAGCACCGGCGGCTGCACGCCGTGGCACGGCCCCTGCGCTGCGGCGCCTGCGGCAAGACCTTCCGCTACCGCTCCAACCTGCTGGAGCACCAGCGGCTTCACCTTGGCGAGCGCGCCTATCGCTGCGAGCACTGCGGTAAGGGCTTCTTCTACCTGAGCTCCGTGCTGCGCCATCAGCGCGCGCACGAGCCTCCGCGGCCCGAGCTCCGCTGTCCCGCCTGCCTCAAGGCCTTCAAGGATCCCGGCTACTTCCGGAAGCACCTGGCGGCCCACCAGGGCGGCCGGCCTTTCCGCTGCTCCTCCTGCGGCGAGGGGTTCGCCAACACATACGGCCTCAAGAAACACCGCCTGGCGCACAAAGCTGAGGGCCTGGCGGGGCCGGGAGCGGGGCCCGGCCCGTTGCCCGGGAAGGACGCCTGA
- the ZNF784 gene encoding LOW QUALITY PROTEIN: zinc finger protein 784 (The sequence of the model RefSeq protein was modified relative to this genomic sequence to represent the inferred CDS: inserted 1 base in 1 codon): protein MAAARPEPPSPSSAALEPRSSEPPDVVLVPDDGRPATPPNGLIEIQVVKVTDTTLVPEPPEPGSLHCALCPAAFRLVSELLFHEHGHLAGAEGGGQGGDPSRCHVCGHSCPGPGSLRAHYSLHTGERPYRCALCPRAFKALAPLLRHQHRHGVEPGAPRRPPEAAAATREQRRGAPPERSEVVLAAAAAGAAVGKPFACRFCAKPFRRSSDMLDHERVHTGERPYHCGVCGKGFTQSSVLSVHARIHTGERPFRCSLCDRTFNNSSNFRKHQRTHVHXPGPGDSRGPLAPGAERPGSGCGAGNPPEEGCGETARVKAEVDQ, encoded by the exons ATGGCCGCCGCGCGCCCGGAACCCCCGAGTCCGAGCTCAGCGGCCCTGGAGCCGCGATCCTCGGAGCCTCCGGACGTG gtCCTGGTGCCTGATGATGGCCGCCCGGCCACCCCCCCGAATGGCCTCATCGAGATCCAGGTGGTGAAGGTGACAGACACCACCCTGGTCCCCGAGCCCCCGGAGCCAGGTTCTCTGCACTGTGCGTTGTGCCCGGCTGCCTTCCGGCTGGTCTCCGAGCTGCTGTTCCATGAACATGGCCACCTGGCGGGGGCTGAGGGTGGCGGGCAGGGTGGGGACCCCAGCCGGTGTCATGTGTGTGGCCACAGCTGCCCCGGCCCCGGCAGCCTCCGTGCCCACTATAGCCTGCATACAGGCGAGCGGCCCTACCGCTGCGCGCTCTGCCCCCGGGCCTTCAAGGCCCTGGCCCCTCTGCTGCGGCACCAGCACCGACATGGGGTGGAGCCGGGGGCCCCTCGGAGGCCCCCGGAGGCGGCGGCAGCGACTCGAGAGCAGCGGCGCGGGGCACCCCCGGAGAGGTCGGAGGTGGtgctggcggcggcggcggcgggcgcggcgGTGGGGAAGCCCTTCGCCTGCAGGTTCTGCGCCAAGCCGTTCCGCCGCTCCTCAGACATGCTAGACCACGAGCGGGTGCACACGGGCGAGCGGCCCTACCACTGCGGCGTGTGCGGCAAGGGCTTCACCCAGTCCTCGGTGCTCAGCGTCCACGCGCGCATCCACACCGGCGAGCGCCCCTTCCGCTGCAGCCTCTGCGACCGCACTTTCAACAACTCCTCCAACTTCCGCAAGCACCAGCGGACCCACGTCC GGCCGGGGCCGGGGGACTCTAGGGGCCCGCTGGCACCGGGGGCCGAGAGGCCGGGGAGCGGGTGTGGGGCAGGGAACCCTCCTGAAGAGGGGTGTGGGGAGACGGCCAGAGTAAAGGCGGAGGTCGACCAGTAG